The Pseudomonas alkylphenolica genomic sequence GCCGTTGGGGAACAGCCGTTCGGAGGTGTGCGCACGGCCCTGGCGCATCCAGTGCAGGCGGCGGGCCACATGCACCTGGGCTTCGCCAGGGCCGCACAGGCCGCGTTCGGCGTTGTAGCGGATGATGTCGGCAATCGGCCGGCCGACGCTGATCAGGCCGTCGGGGTAGTTGAACAGTTCCAGGTAGCGGCGGTTCCAGGCCACCAGCAGCAGGTTCTGGTCGACCACGCTGATGCCCTGGCTGATGTTCTCGATCGCGCCTTGCAGCAGGGCGCGGTTGAACTGCAGCACTTCCGAGGCTTCGTCGGCGATGCGCACCACGTCCTCAAGCTGCATGTCGCGGCCTTCGATGGCCGCCTTGACCACGGCACGGGTCGAGGAGGTGCCGAGCACACCGGCCAGCAGGCGTTCGGTGTGCTCGATCCAGTCGCCGTCGGCGTTCTGGTTGGGGTTGAAGCCCTTGCCCTGGCGGTAGGCGAAGCGGATGAAGCTTTGCCGCGCGCGTTCTTCACCGACAAAGCGTGCCGCCAGTTCAAGCAAGTCGGCGATTTGCACGGCCAGCAAGGAGCGGCTGTTGGGGCGGGCGCTGGTTTGCTGGCCGATGAAGCGGCCGGCCTGCCAGTGCTCGGACACGCGGGTGCGCGAAAGGATCGAGACCCAGGCGAAGAGGGTGAAGTTGCCCGCCAGCGACAGCACAACGCCCTGGGTCAGCGGGGTGATCGGCAGGTTCAGCGGGTTGCCGTGCAGCCAGGCCAATCCTGGGAACAGCTCCAGCGACCAGCCCACACTGTGGGCGGCAATAGGCAGGACCAGGGTGTAGAACCAGAGGAAGATCCCCGCCGCAAGACCTGCGAATACCCCACGACGGTTGGCCTGTTTCCAGTACAGGGCGCCGAGCATGGCCGGTGCCAGTTGTGTCACCGCGGCAAAGGCAACCTGGCCGATGGTCGCCAGGCTTGCGGTAGAGCCCAGCAGCCGATAGCTGACATAGGCCAGCAGGAGGATGACGACGATTGTCACCCGGCGTACCGAGAGCATCCAGTGGCGGAACACTTCGAAGGGGCGCTCGGCGTTGTTGCGGCGCAGCAACCAGGGCAGCAGCATGTCGTTGGAGACCATGGTCGACAGCGCCACTGCTTCGACGATCACCATACCGGTGGCGGCCGAGGCGCCGCCGATGAACGCCAGCAATGCCAGCGCCGGATGCGCTTCGGCCAGCGGCAGGCTGATGACGTAAGAGTCGGGAATCACACCCGGCAGCAACATTTGTCCGGCCAGGGCAATCGGCACCACGAACAGCGCGGCGAGGATCAGGTAAGTCGGGAATACCCAGCGGGCCAGGCGCAGATCCTGCGGCTCGATGTTCTCGACCACGGTGACATGGAACTGCCGTGGCAGGCAGATGATCGCCATCATCGCCACGCCGGTCTGGACGATCATTGACGGCCAATTGATGGTCTCGTTCCAGAAGCCTTCCAGGCGCGGGGCCAGTTGTGCCTTGCTGAACAGGTCGTCGAAGCCGTTGAACAGGCCGAAGGTGACAAAGGCGCCGACGGCAAGAAACGCGAGGAGTTTGACCAGCGATTCGAAGGCAATCGCCAGGACCATACCGCGGTGGTGTTCGGTGACATCCAGGCTGCGGGTACCGAAAACGATGGAGAACAACGCCAGCACCAGTGACACCACCAGCGCGGTGTCCTGCACGCGGCTGCCGGTGGCGTCGGCACTGGCGCCGATCAACAGGTTGACGCCGAGCACGATGCCTTTGAGCTGCAAGGCGATATAAGGCAGGACGCCGACCAGGCAGATCAGCGCCACCACCACTGCCAAGGACTGGGATTTACCGTAGCGGGCGGCGATGAAGTCGGCGATCGAGGTGATGTTTTCCTGCTTGCTGATCAGCACCATCTTCTGCAGCACCCAGGGTGCGAACAGCAGTAACAGCACCGGGCCGAGGTAGATCGGTAGGAACGCCCAGAGCTGTTCGGCCGCCTGGCCGACGGCGCCAAAGAAGGTCCAGCTGGTGCAGTACACCGCCAGCGACAGGCTGTACACCCAGGCACGCAGGCGCGGTGGCAGCGGCGTTTTGCGGCGGTCGCCATAAAATGCGATAGCGAACATGATGGCCATATAGGCCAGGGCGACCACGGCGATCAGCCCACTGGACAGCGACATGACTACTCCGAAACAAAAACAGCCGTCAGTGTAACGGCGAACCTCGATCAATCAGTCTGGCACGCCGCTGGCGCTTCGTCAGCGCCGACCATGGTAGCAGTGGCAGAGCGTCGCAGGTCGAGGGCGGCGGTTGTTATGCAATCGCGGGGCAAGCCCGCTCCCACCGGTTACCTCAACTCCCGGTGGGAGCGGGCTTGCCCCGCGAAAGAGGTCAGCGCCGAGCCCCCAGGTAATAAAACAGCGCCGCCAGCAGCACCGAGCCAATCAATAGATAGAAGGTGGCCACCGGCACCAGATGTGCCAGGGCAAAGCCGCAGATCACCGGCCCCAGCGCTGCCCCGAGGTTGGACAGGTTCTGCGCGCCGTAATACACCCCGCGCAGATGCTCGGGGGCGATGCTGTCGATGAACATGTACTCGGCCGGAATGACGATGATCTCGCCGAGGGTGAACACCAGCATCGCCAGGCACCAGACCAGCAGCGACTGGGCCAGGGAGAATCCCAGCAGGCCAGCCAGGAACAGCGCCATACCGGCCAGCAACCAGGGCATCAGCTGGCGGCTGTTGATGTGCCGCCCGATCACATACTGCAAGGCGATGACGGTGATGGCGTTGGTGGCTACCAGGTAACTGATATACCGCGCCGCCTCGCTGGCATTGGTGGTCACTACCAGGTACTGCGACAGGTAAGCGGTGAACTGGCCGAAGACCACGGCACTGAGCGCGCCGCCGAGGGTGAAACAGACCAACCGGCGATCCTTGAGCAGTTGTCCGCCCACGCTGAGAAACCCGGCCTGCGGGCTGCCGTCCAGTTGCGCCCGCGCCGAGCGCTCGCCCCAACGCCGGTAGCACAGGCACATGGCCAGCCCCAACGCCGCTGAAACCAGAAAGGGCAGGTGATTGTCGAGCATGATCAGCGCCACACCGACAAACGGGCCGACGGCGTAGGCGACGTTGCTCAAGGTGTATTTGATCGAGAACACCTCGGAGCGTTCTTCCAGCGGTAGCAGGGCGCAAAACCCGGCCTTGGCGGCAATGTCGACCACCGCCAGCGCCAGGTTGATCACCACCAGGCTGGTGAAGAACAGGCTCAGTTCACGGCTGACGATGGCGGTAACGAAGGCTATGGCGAACACCAGGGTAGAGACGATGATCACCGTGTAACTGCGCAGGGTATCGATCAGGTAGCCGCCGTACAGGCTCAGCAGCGAGGCGACAATCAGCGCGCCACCAATCATTAGGCCGATGCCACTGACATCCAGGGCGAAGTTTTCCGCGAGGTAGACCACCAGGTAGGGCAGGGTGATCGCCCGCGCCAGGGTCAAGACAAAAGTGGTGGTCAGCAGCAGGCGCACTTGCGGGTTGTAGCGTCTTACGGCGTCGAGCATGGCACGTCCTTGTTGTTATTGCATTGGGGCCGTCAGCGGCCAAGCATACGCCTGGGCGGGAAGGGGTGGATAGAGCTGGATCCATATCTATGAAATAGATAACAGATAGAGAAAATACCCGTTATATGGATATTCTTTGTGAGCATAAGATGGTCTCACGTCACCGGACTACAGGAGACTCCGACCATGCCATGCCTGCAACAGACCGCTTCACCCCTGCGCCCGTTGAGCCATCTGGCTCACCCGCGTGAAGTCATCCGCCAGTTCACCCCCAACTGGTTCGCCGCGACCATGGGCACCGGGGTCTTGGCCCTGGCCCTGATGCAGATCGGCATCGACAGCCTGCATGGAACGGCAGAAGCCTTGTGGTGGCTGACCATTGCCCTGTTCATCCTGTTCAGCGTGTTGTATGCCGCGCGCTGGCTGATGTTCTTCGATGAGGCGCGGCAGATTTTTGCCCATTCCACGGTATCGATGTTCTTCGGCACCATCCCCATGGGGCTGGCCACCATCCTCAACGGTTGCTTGCTGTTTGGCGTCAATCGCTGGGGTGAAGGCATCGTGCCCTGGGTCGAGGCCATGTGGTGGTTCGATGTGGGGCTGGCGCTGCTCTGCGGCGTGGCCATTCCCTATCTGATGTTCACCCGCCAGGAGCACAGCATCGATCAGATGACCGCGGTGTGGCTGTTGCCGGTGGTTGCCGCTGAGGTCGCCGCCGCCAGTGGTGGCCAGCTGGCGCCGCACCTGGTCGATGCCCACAGCCAATTTCTGGTGCTGATTACCAGCTATGTATTGTGGGCGGTGTCGCTGCCGGTGGCGTTCAGCATCCTGACCATCCTTATGCTGCGTATGGCCCTGCACAAATTGCCCCACGCCAACATGGCCGCTTCCAGCTGGCTGGCACTGGGCCCGATCGGTACCGGGGCGTTGGGCATGTTGCTGCTGGGCGCCGACGCACCGGCGATCTTCGCTGCCAACGGCTTCGGCGACCTGGGTGAAATTGCCCGCGGCCTGGGCCTGGTTGCCGGGATTGTGTTGTGGGGCGCCGGCTTGTGGTGGTTGCTCACTGCCGTGCTGATCACCCTGCGCTACATGCGCCACGGCATGCCGTTCAACCTGGGGTGGTGGGGCTTCACCTTTCCACTGGGGGTCTACACCCTGGCCACCCTCAAGCTCGGTGCCTGGCTGGGCTTGGCCTTCTTCCAGCACATGGGCCTGGTGCTGGTGGTGGCGCTGGCCGGTCTGTGGATGATGGTCGCCAGCCTCACCCTGCGCGGGGCCTGGCGCGGTGAACTGTTTGTCTCGCCATGCATTGCCGGGTTACACAAGTAGATTGCATTTACCTGGGTGATTGTGGCTTTGTCCGCTCTGCGTGCCTCCAATGACAAAGCCCCACTCAGGTACACGGACGATGAGTCAAGCCTCGCAGTTCAGCCTTCTAGGCAAACGACGGTTCCTGCCGTTCTTCATTACCCAGTCGCTGGGAGCGTTCAACGATAACCTGTTCAAGCAGTCGTTGATCCTGGCGATTCTCTACAAACTGGCCATCGACGGCGACCGCTCGATCTGGATCAACCTCTGTGCCTTGCTGTTCATTCTGCCGTTCTTCCTGTTTTCCGCACTGGCCGGACAGTTCGGTGAGAAGTACCCCAAGGATGCGCTGATCCGCCTGATCAAACTGGCCGAAATTGGCATCATGGCCATCGGCGCCATCGGCTTTCTGACCAACCATCTGGTGCTGATGCTGCTGGCACTGTTTGCCATGGGCACCCATTCGGCGCTGTTCGGCCCGGTCAAGTACTCGATCCTGCCCCAGGCCCTGCATGAGCAGGAGCTGGTCGGCGGTAACGGCCTGGTCGAGATGGGCACCTTCCTGGCCATTCTGGCCGGCACCATCGGCGCCGGGGTGATGATGTCCAGCACCCACTATGCGCCGGTGGTGGCCTGTGCGGTGGTTCTGGTGGCTGCGCTGGGTTACCTGTCCAGCCAGTGGATTCCGCGGGCGAGTGCGGCGTCGCCGCAGATGAAGCTGGAGTGGAACATCTTCACCCAGTCGTGGGCGACCTTGCGTCTGGGGCTGGGCCAGACCCCGGCTGTGTCGCGTTCGATTGTCGGCAACTCCTGGTTCTGGTTCGTCGGCGCCATTTATCTCACGCAGATTCCGGCCTATGCCAAGGATTGGCTGCACGGCGACGAGACCGTAGTCACGCTGGTGCTGACCTTGTTTTCGGTGGGCATCGCCCTGGGCTCGCTGCTGTGTGAACGCCTTAGCGGCCACAAGGTGGAAATCGGCCTGGTGCCGTTCGGCTCGTTCGGCCTGACCCTGTTCGGTTTGCTCTGGTGGTGGCACTCGGGGGATGTTCCGCCCGCGGCGACGCCGCATGACTGGCTGGCGTTGCTGGGCATGTCCGAAGCCTGGTGGGTGTTGCTGGCGATTGTCGGCCTCGGCGTTTTCGGCGGCTTTTATATCGTGCCGCTGTATGCGCTGATCCAGTCGCGTACGCCTGAACAAGAGCGTTCGCGGGTGATTGCCGCCAACAACATTCTCAACGCGCTGTTCATGGTGGTGTCGGCGATTGTCACCATCGTGCTGTTGACCTTGGTTGAGCTGACCATCCCGCAGTTGTTCCTGGTGGTGTCGCTGCTGAACATCGGCGTCAACGCCTACATCTTCAGGATCGTGCCCGAGTTCACCATGCGCTTCATGATCTGGTTGCTCAGCCACTCCATGTACCGGGTCGAGCACCGCGACCTGCAGCAGATTCCGGAGGAGGGTGCGGCGTTGCTGGTGTGCAACCATGTGTCGTTCGTCGATGCCCTGTTGATTGGCGGAGCGGTGCGTCGGCCGATTCGCTTTGTCATGTACTACAAGATCTACCAGTTGCCGGTGCTCAACTTTGTCTTCCGCACCGCCGGCGCCATTCCCATTGCCGGACGCAATGAAGACCCCGAGACCTATGAGCGGGCATTCAAGCAGATTGCTGCCTACCTGGCCGATGGCGAGCTGGTGTGCATCTTCCCCGAGGGCAAGCTGACCACCGACGGTGAGATCGATGAGTTCAAGGGCGGCCTGAGCCGGATCATCGAGCAGACCCCGGTACCGGTGATTCCCTTGGCGTTGCAGGGGTTGTGGGGGAGTTTCTTCAGTCGCGACCCGGCCAAGGGCTTCTTTCGCCGTTTGTGGTCGCGGGTAACCTTGGTGGCGGGTTCCGCCATCCCGGTAGAGGCGGCGGAACCTGCGATATTGCGTGAGCGGGTCAGCCAGTTGCGTGGCAACCTGCGCTGAGCGCACAGGGCAAGGTCAGCTGGCGCTGACCTTGAGGCCGATCAGGCCGGTGATGATCAAAGCGACGCTGGCCAGACGCACCAGCGCCATGGATTCGCCGAACAGGATGATACCGGCGATCACCGTACCAACGGCGCCGACACCGGTCCAGATCGCATAGGCGGTGCCCAGCGGCAATTCTTTCATGGCCAGGCCCAGCAGGCCGAGGCTGATCGCCATGGCGGCGATGGTCAGGACAGTGGGCAGGGGGCGGGTGAAACCGTCGGTGTATTTGAGGCCGACAGCCCAGCCTACTTCGAACAGGCCGGCGAAAAACAGGATGATCCAGGACATGCAGCATCTCTAGCAGTGGATGGGGCCGTCCCGGTGGGAGCGGGCTTGTCCCGCGATGCGATGTGGCTGGAAAACCGCAATCGCGGGGCAAGCCCGCTCCCACCGGGGGAGGTTTGTGACGTCAGACCCCCTGCGGAATCTCTTCGCCACCCAGCGCTTCGAACAGCGCCGGCAGGAACTCGCCGAAGGTCAGCATCATCAGGGTAAAGCTGGCATCGAGTTGCCCCAGGGCTTCGTCGCCGCCGTCTTCTTCGGCCTGGTCCTGCAGCAGTTCTTCAAAACGCAGGCGCTTGATGACCATCTTGTCGTCGAGTACGAACGACAGTTTGTCCTGCCAGGCCAGCGACAGCTGGGTCACGACCTTGCCGGTACCCAGGTGCAACTGGATCTCGTCGCTGGTCAGGTCCTGGCGTTTGCAGCGCACGATACCGCCGTCTTCGTGGGTGTCACGCAGTTCGCATTCGTCCAGTACAAAGAAGTCAGGCGCGGCTTGCTGGGTCTTGACCCAGTCGGTCATGGTCGCGCTCGGGGCGATCTTCACGGTTACCGGACGTACCGGCAACGAACCCATTACTTCCCGCAGGGTCGAGAGCAGGTCTTCGGCGCGTTTGGCGCTGGCCGAGTTGACCAGGATCAGGCCCTGCTTGGGAGCGATGGCAGCGAAGATCATCGAGCGACGGATAAAGGCGCGCGGCAGGAACGCCTGGATGATCTCGTCCTTGATCT encodes the following:
- a CDS encoding hybrid sensor histidine kinase/response regulator, whose product is MSLSSGLIAVVALAYMAIMFAIAFYGDRRKTPLPPRLRAWVYSLSLAVYCTSWTFFGAVGQAAEQLWAFLPIYLGPVLLLLFAPWVLQKMVLISKQENITSIADFIAARYGKSQSLAVVVALICLVGVLPYIALQLKGIVLGVNLLIGASADATGSRVQDTALVVSLVLALFSIVFGTRSLDVTEHHRGMVLAIAFESLVKLLAFLAVGAFVTFGLFNGFDDLFSKAQLAPRLEGFWNETINWPSMIVQTGVAMMAIICLPRQFHVTVVENIEPQDLRLARWVFPTYLILAALFVVPIALAGQMLLPGVIPDSYVISLPLAEAHPALALLAFIGGASAATGMVIVEAVALSTMVSNDMLLPWLLRRNNAERPFEVFRHWMLSVRRVTIVVILLLAYVSYRLLGSTASLATIGQVAFAAVTQLAPAMLGALYWKQANRRGVFAGLAAGIFLWFYTLVLPIAAHSVGWSLELFPGLAWLHGNPLNLPITPLTQGVVLSLAGNFTLFAWVSILSRTRVSEHWQAGRFIGQQTSARPNSRSLLAVQIADLLELAARFVGEERARQSFIRFAYRQGKGFNPNQNADGDWIEHTERLLAGVLGTSSTRAVVKAAIEGRDMQLEDVVRIADEASEVLQFNRALLQGAIENISQGISVVDQNLLLVAWNRRYLELFNYPDGLISVGRPIADIIRYNAERGLCGPGEAQVHVARRLHWMRQGRAHTSERLFPNGRVIELIGNPMPGGGFVMSFTDITPFREAEQALKDSNEGLEQRVAERTQELSQLNQALTEAKSHAEAANQSKTRFLAAVSHDLMQPLNAARLFSAALSHQGDGLSADAQQLVQHMDSSLRSAEELISDLLDISRLENGKITPDPKPFALNELFDTLGAEFKVLAQQQGLDFRLRGSRLRVHSDMKLLRRILQNFLTNAFRYGKSPILLGVRRNNGKLWLEVWDRGPGIADDKLQVIFEEFKRLDSHQTRAEKGLGLGLAIADGLCRVLGHSLEVRSWPGKGSVFRVSVPLATTPAVAVVTPAEQAGQPLAGMQVLCVDNEDSILVGMNSLLSRWGCQVWTARNREECDALLNKGMRPHLALVDYHLDDGETGTELMAWLRTRLGEPVPGVVISADGRSETVGQVHAAGLDYLAKPVKPAALRALLNRHLSLVQ
- a CDS encoding MFS transporter is translated as MLDAVRRYNPQVRLLLTTTFVLTLARAITLPYLVVYLAENFALDVSGIGLMIGGALIVASLLSLYGGYLIDTLRSYTVIIVSTLVFAIAFVTAIVSRELSLFFTSLVVINLALAVVDIAAKAGFCALLPLEERSEVFSIKYTLSNVAYAVGPFVGVALIMLDNHLPFLVSAALGLAMCLCYRRWGERSARAQLDGSPQAGFLSVGGQLLKDRRLVCFTLGGALSAVVFGQFTAYLSQYLVVTTNASEAARYISYLVATNAITVIALQYVIGRHINSRQLMPWLLAGMALFLAGLLGFSLAQSLLVWCLAMLVFTLGEIIVIPAEYMFIDSIAPEHLRGVYYGAQNLSNLGAALGPVICGFALAHLVPVATFYLLIGSVLLAALFYYLGARR
- a CDS encoding TDT family transporter yields the protein MPCLQQTASPLRPLSHLAHPREVIRQFTPNWFAATMGTGVLALALMQIGIDSLHGTAEALWWLTIALFILFSVLYAARWLMFFDEARQIFAHSTVSMFFGTIPMGLATILNGCLLFGVNRWGEGIVPWVEAMWWFDVGLALLCGVAIPYLMFTRQEHSIDQMTAVWLLPVVAAEVAAASGGQLAPHLVDAHSQFLVLITSYVLWAVSLPVAFSILTILMLRMALHKLPHANMAASSWLALGPIGTGALGMLLLGADAPAIFAANGFGDLGEIARGLGLVAGIVLWGAGLWWLLTAVLITLRYMRHGMPFNLGWWGFTFPLGVYTLATLKLGAWLGLAFFQHMGLVLVVALAGLWMMVASLTLRGAWRGELFVSPCIAGLHK
- a CDS encoding MFS transporter, yielding MSQASQFSLLGKRRFLPFFITQSLGAFNDNLFKQSLILAILYKLAIDGDRSIWINLCALLFILPFFLFSALAGQFGEKYPKDALIRLIKLAEIGIMAIGAIGFLTNHLVLMLLALFAMGTHSALFGPVKYSILPQALHEQELVGGNGLVEMGTFLAILAGTIGAGVMMSSTHYAPVVACAVVLVAALGYLSSQWIPRASAASPQMKLEWNIFTQSWATLRLGLGQTPAVSRSIVGNSWFWFVGAIYLTQIPAYAKDWLHGDETVVTLVLTLFSVGIALGSLLCERLSGHKVEIGLVPFGSFGLTLFGLLWWWHSGDVPPAATPHDWLALLGMSEAWWVLLAIVGLGVFGGFYIVPLYALIQSRTPEQERSRVIAANNILNALFMVVSAIVTIVLLTLVELTIPQLFLVVSLLNIGVNAYIFRIVPEFTMRFMIWLLSHSMYRVEHRDLQQIPEEGAALLVCNHVSFVDALLIGGAVRRPIRFVMYYKIYQLPVLNFVFRTAGAIPIAGRNEDPETYERAFKQIAAYLADGELVCIFPEGKLTTDGEIDEFKGGLSRIIEQTPVPVIPLALQGLWGSFFSRDPAKGFFRRLWSRVTLVAGSAIPVEAAEPAILRERVSQLRGNLR
- the sugE gene encoding quaternary ammonium compound efflux SMR transporter SugE; this translates as MSWIILFFAGLFEVGWAVGLKYTDGFTRPLPTVLTIAAMAISLGLLGLAMKELPLGTAYAIWTGVGAVGTVIAGIILFGESMALVRLASVALIITGLIGLKVSAS
- the rdgC gene encoding recombination-associated protein RdgC — encoded protein: MWFKNLLTYRLTQDVPFDPEALETALASKPARPCASQELTTYGFVAPFGKGEDAPLVHVSGDFLLIAARKEERILPGSVVRDAVKEKIDEIEAEQMRKVYKKERDQIKDEIIQAFLPRAFIRRSMIFAAIAPKQGLILVNSASAKRAEDLLSTLREVMGSLPVRPVTVKIAPSATMTDWVKTQQAAPDFFVLDECELRDTHEDGGIVRCKRQDLTSDEIQLHLGTGKVVTQLSLAWQDKLSFVLDDKMVIKRLRFEELLQDQAEEDGGDEALGQLDASFTLMMLTFGEFLPALFEALGGEEIPQGV